One genomic window of Ottowia oryzae includes the following:
- a CDS encoding OmpA family protein, with product MSTLDDADSDGALPVWTAFGDLMAGLLGAFVLILVSVLGLQFELSTRLEDEIRQRQAQTQRLQTLEQALAGPLAGGRVTLQDGRIGINGSVLFELSSAELQPEGRALLKSLAAPLAGYLKSRQEILMVSGFTDDRQVRGGSKAFADNWELSAQRALTVTRTLIEEGVPPSAVFAAAFGSQQAVASNADAEGRARNRRVEIAPMPRQAAAAPNGAAAAPGAAPAAVAPAAPASATEAAHG from the coding sequence ATGAGCACGCTGGACGACGCCGACAGCGACGGCGCCCTGCCGGTCTGGACGGCCTTTGGCGACCTGATGGCCGGGCTGCTGGGCGCCTTCGTGCTGATCCTGGTCAGCGTGCTGGGCCTGCAGTTTGAGCTGAGCACGCGGCTGGAGGACGAGATCCGCCAGCGCCAGGCGCAAACCCAGCGCCTGCAAACGCTGGAGCAGGCCCTGGCCGGGCCGCTGGCGGGCGGGCGCGTCACCCTGCAGGACGGGCGCATCGGCATCAACGGCAGCGTGCTGTTCGAGCTGTCTTCGGCCGAGCTGCAGCCCGAAGGCCGCGCGCTGCTCAAAAGCCTGGCCGCGCCGCTGGCGGGCTACCTGAAGTCGCGCCAGGAAATCCTGATGGTCAGCGGCTTCACCGACGACCGGCAGGTGCGCGGCGGCAGCAAGGCCTTTGCCGACAACTGGGAGCTGTCTGCCCAGCGTGCGCTGACGGTGACGCGCACGCTGATCGAAGAAGGCGTGCCGCCCTCGGCCGTGTTCGCGGCGGCGTTTGGCTCGCAGCAGGCCGTGGCGTCCAACGCCGACGCCGAAGGCCGCGCGCGCAACCGCCGCGTCGAGATCGCGCCCATGCCGCGCCAAGCGGCGGCAGCGCCGAACGGCGCCGCTGCGGCCCCGGGCGCGGCGCCAGCAGCCGTTGCCCCCGCCGCACCCGCATCCGCCACCGAGGCCGCGCATGGCTGA
- a CDS encoding DUF2894 domain-containing protein, which yields MAEPALPGGSGAEPLPSAPGDAAAGPAPASAPAPAPAPADQPHPLLAQARAQDLPTRDPVRWRRIDALAQRAAQHSGATRQLLDARLQALMDEAAAAAAPATAAPSGSTAGTAPAPDAAAQTPTLSTLLARLQEVGMAAGAGSAAAEGDDRAAATSATAPLAARTSRPPRDLNIVQQHRGAWTQLRAEQRVAQSQTALPDQAGPLNSQLLLHRALTLMRETSPGYLQHLMGQAEALMWLEQALAAPSADAKTASRAKTAAKSPKAASRGRAAGKPSGGAARR from the coding sequence ATGGCTGAGCCGGCACTGCCCGGTGGCAGCGGCGCTGAGCCGCTGCCAAGCGCGCCGGGCGACGCCGCCGCAGGCCCCGCACCGGCATCCGCGCCCGCGCCCGCGCCCGCGCCAGCAGATCAGCCGCATCCCTTGCTGGCACAAGCCCGCGCGCAAGACCTGCCCACGCGCGACCCGGTGCGCTGGCGGCGCATCGACGCGCTGGCCCAGCGTGCGGCGCAGCACAGCGGCGCCACGCGGCAACTGCTGGACGCGCGCCTACAGGCGCTGATGGACGAGGCGGCAGCGGCGGCAGCGCCCGCAACGGCTGCGCCAAGCGGTTCCACCGCAGGCACTGCCCCCGCGCCCGACGCAGCGGCGCAAACGCCGACGCTGAGCACGCTGCTGGCGCGGCTGCAGGAAGTCGGCATGGCGGCTGGCGCAGGCTCCGCTGCTGCCGAGGGCGACGACCGCGCGGCAGCCACGTCGGCCACCGCACCGCTCGCGGCCCGCACCAGCCGGCCGCCGCGCGACCTGAACATCGTCCAGCAGCACCGCGGCGCCTGGACGCAGTTGCGCGCCGAGCAGCGCGTAGCGCAGTCCCAGACCGCGCTGCCCGATCAGGCGGGCCCGCTCAATTCCCAGCTGCTGCTGCACCGCGCGCTGACGCTGATGCGCGAAACGTCCCCCGGCTACCTGCAGCACCTGATGGGGCAGGCCGAGGCCCTGATGTGGCTGGAGCAAGCCCTGGCCGCCCCCAGCGCGGACGCCAAGACCGCGTCACGCGCCAAGACAGCAGCGAAAAGCCCCAAGGCGGCCTCGCGCGGGCGCGCTGCAGGCAAGCCCAGCGGAGGGGCCGCCCGGCGTTGA
- the rpe gene encoding ribulose-phosphate 3-epimerase has protein sequence MSTEYVIAPSILSADFARLGEEVTSVIAAGADWIHFDVMDNHYVPNLTFGPMICEAIKPLAVRADGTPVPMDVHMMVQPVDALAQAFAKAGATSISFHPDASTHAHRSVQAIKAAGCQAGLVFNPAAPLDVLDWLIDDIDLVLIMSVNPGFGGQSFIDSALRKIELVRRRIDATGKPIRLEVDGGIKASNIRQVADAGADAFVAGSAIFGQKDYAAVIADMRRALQAG, from the coding sequence ATGAGCACCGAATACGTCATCGCCCCGTCCATCCTGTCGGCCGACTTCGCCCGCCTGGGCGAGGAGGTGACCAGCGTCATCGCCGCCGGCGCCGACTGGATCCATTTCGACGTGATGGACAACCATTACGTGCCCAACCTCACCTTCGGCCCCATGATCTGTGAGGCCATCAAGCCCCTGGCCGTGCGCGCCGACGGCACGCCCGTGCCGATGGACGTGCACATGATGGTGCAGCCGGTCGACGCGCTGGCCCAGGCCTTCGCCAAGGCGGGCGCCACCTCCATCAGCTTTCACCCCGACGCCAGCACCCACGCGCACCGCAGCGTGCAGGCCATCAAGGCGGCCGGGTGCCAGGCCGGGCTGGTGTTCAACCCCGCCGCGCCGCTGGACGTGCTGGACTGGCTGATCGACGACATCGACCTGGTGCTGATCATGAGTGTGAACCCCGGCTTTGGCGGGCAAAGCTTCATCGACAGCGCGCTGCGCAAGATCGAGCTGGTGCGCCGCCGCATCGACGCCACCGGCAAGCCCATCCGGCTGGAAGTGGACGGCGGCATCAAGGCCAGCAACATCCGCCAGGTGGCCGACGCCGGGGCCGACGCCTTCGTGGCCGGCAGCGCCATCTTTGGGCAGAAGGACTACGCGGCCGTCATCGCCGACATGCGCCGCGCGCTGCAGGCTGGCTGA
- the apaG gene encoding Co2+/Mg2+ efflux protein ApaG: MGKYQFQVEVEPQFLPDQSHPEDEQFGFAYTITVHNTGEVAAQLISRHWIITDARGHVEEVKGLGVVGQQPLLQPGEAFQYTSGCRLRTPSGTMHGTYFCVADDGERFEAEIPMFVLDAHGDGAGTARVLH, encoded by the coding sequence ATGGGCAAGTACCAGTTTCAAGTTGAAGTCGAGCCGCAGTTCCTGCCGGATCAGTCGCATCCGGAGGATGAGCAGTTCGGCTTCGCCTACACCATCACCGTGCACAACACAGGCGAGGTGGCGGCGCAGCTGATTTCGCGCCACTGGATCATCACCGACGCGCGTGGCCATGTGGAAGAGGTCAAGGGCCTGGGCGTGGTGGGCCAGCAGCCGCTGCTGCAGCCGGGCGAAGCCTTTCAATACACCAGCGGCTGCCGCCTGCGCACGCCCAGCGGCACCATGCACGGCACGTACTTCTGCGTGGCCGACGACGGCGAGCGCTTTGAGGCCGAGATTCCGATGTTCGTGCTGGACGCGCACGGCGATGGCGCCGGCACTGCGCGGGTGCTGCACTGA
- a CDS encoding site-specific recombinase has protein sequence MATSQLDLIELLRAIDPEAPLAERHLWLMQLLDWVRGDTQDPDMAVARVRMLIDAAEVRPDWLKLWQHWWEEFLTTMDATPLLADLGFAPQDSFTSELGHRLQRKLMPPTPETTDLSELFPLLFPTEFDGRWLRALDARTLTRLRTVLFRAAPDAPPPNVNDYAIRTLLDAMMFAVTQICAIGHSAPVRTRMSADAKRDRAFAVLPQAFLAVREAVQAHGRASAPAVIAIGQLREQLDACRAAAQTVYIHLEEHGISVQIEFQLRQLRQRIIRMKALLLCLETDVPVQATTQLLSHLVRVDHESRSMRELMSDSTELLAAKVTERNAETGQHYITRDASEYLHMLGAAAGGGAVLAGTTWIKLLIGAVGLTAFWGGLAAGINYAVCFVFIMLMHWTVATKQPAMTAPAMAAKLRDINAPGATDQFLDEVGHLLRSQFAAILGNVGVVMPVVIGIAIAVESAGHHTVMDHRHALQTLSNHQVLGPTALFAAATGGLLFLSSLVAGWVENWFVFHRLDSVITYHPRITRRLGAERARRWGTYWRQNISGYAANISLGLMLGLVPPFLGFFGIPFEVRHVTLVAGQIAAAAHELGPQVIHRPAFWGAVGGIAITGLMNVSFSFWLAFRLALTAQGIGTVNRKRLYAALRRRMLRQPLSFVLPVRLNPRPHTATEPAPPAASQTAPPDSQPTDPTQPSG, from the coding sequence ATGGCGACATCACAGCTTGACCTGATCGAACTGCTGCGCGCCATCGACCCCGAGGCGCCGCTGGCCGAGCGCCACCTGTGGCTGATGCAGCTGCTGGACTGGGTGCGCGGCGACACGCAAGACCCCGACATGGCGGTAGCGCGCGTGCGCATGCTGATCGACGCGGCCGAGGTGCGGCCCGACTGGCTGAAGCTGTGGCAGCACTGGTGGGAAGAGTTCCTGACCACCATGGACGCCACGCCGCTGCTGGCCGACCTGGGCTTTGCGCCGCAAGACTCGTTCACCAGCGAGCTGGGCCACCGCCTGCAGCGCAAGCTGATGCCGCCCACGCCCGAGACGACGGACCTGAGCGAGCTGTTCCCGCTGCTGTTTCCCACCGAATTCGACGGCCGCTGGCTGCGCGCGCTGGACGCGCGCACGCTCACGCGCCTGCGCACGGTGCTGTTTCGCGCCGCGCCCGACGCACCGCCGCCGAACGTGAACGACTACGCCATCCGCACGCTGCTGGACGCGATGATGTTCGCGGTGACGCAGATTTGCGCCATCGGCCATTCGGCGCCGGTGCGCACGCGCATGTCGGCCGACGCCAAGCGCGACCGCGCTTTCGCCGTGTTGCCACAGGCCTTCCTGGCGGTGCGCGAGGCGGTGCAGGCCCACGGCCGCGCCAGCGCGCCGGCAGTGATCGCCATCGGGCAGCTGCGCGAGCAGCTGGACGCCTGCCGCGCGGCGGCCCAGACGGTGTACATCCACCTCGAAGAGCACGGTATTTCGGTGCAGATCGAGTTTCAGCTGCGCCAGCTGCGCCAGCGCATCATCCGCATGAAGGCGCTGCTGCTGTGCCTGGAAACCGACGTGCCGGTACAGGCCACCACGCAGCTGCTGTCGCACCTGGTGCGCGTGGACCATGAATCGCGCAGCATGCGCGAGCTGATGAGCGACAGCACCGAGCTGCTGGCCGCCAAGGTGACCGAGCGCAACGCCGAAACCGGCCAGCACTACATCACGCGCGACGCCAGCGAATACCTGCACATGCTGGGCGCGGCGGCGGGCGGTGGCGCGGTGCTGGCGGGCACCACCTGGATCAAGCTGCTGATCGGCGCGGTGGGGCTGACGGCCTTCTGGGGCGGGCTGGCCGCGGGCATCAACTACGCGGTGTGCTTCGTGTTCATCATGCTGATGCACTGGACGGTGGCCACCAAGCAGCCGGCCATGACCGCGCCCGCCATGGCTGCCAAGCTGCGCGACATCAATGCACCCGGCGCCACCGACCAATTCCTGGACGAGGTGGGCCACCTGCTGCGCTCGCAGTTCGCCGCCATTTTGGGCAACGTGGGCGTGGTCATGCCGGTGGTGATCGGCATTGCCATCGCCGTGGAAAGCGCGGGCCACCACACGGTGATGGACCATCGGCATGCGCTGCAGACACTGTCCAACCACCAGGTCCTGGGGCCCACCGCGCTGTTTGCGGCGGCCACGGGCGGGCTGCTGTTCTTGTCGAGCCTGGTGGCGGGCTGGGTGGAAAACTGGTTCGTGTTCCACCGGCTGGACTCGGTCATCACCTACCACCCGCGCATCACGCGGCGCCTGGGCGCTGAGCGGGCGCGGCGATGGGGTACGTACTGGCGTCAGAACATCTCGGGCTACGCCGCCAACATTTCGCTGGGGCTGATGCTGGGGCTGGTGCCGCCGTTTCTGGGCTTTTTCGGCATCCCGTTCGAGGTGCGCCACGTGACGCTGGTGGCCGGCCAGATCGCCGCGGCCGCGCATGAACTGGGGCCGCAGGTCATCCACCGGCCCGCTTTCTGGGGTGCCGTGGGTGGCATCGCCATCACCGGCCTGATGAACGTGAGCTTCAGCTTCTGGCTGGCCTTCCGGCTGGCGCTGACGGCCCAGGGCATCGGCACCGTCAACCGCAAGCGCCTGTATGCGGCCCTGCGGCGGCGCATGCTGCGCCAGCCCCTCAGCTTCGTGCTGCCGGTGCGGCTGAACCCACGGCCCCACACGGCGACAGAGCCCGCGCCGCCAGCCGCCAGCCAGACGGCGCCACCTGACAGCCAGCCCACCGACCCGACGCAGCCCTCCGGGTAG
- a CDS encoding cation:proton antiporter — protein sequence MTEHITSGWAAAWSHTPGPQALEWALLLAVAALAGHWVQRYTHLPKIIGYAVVGAIAGWAGLAGSAWPLGGVSLLLLELAIAIVLFEAGARLSLRWLRHNPMLVVQSLAESFATYAVAFLTLRALGLDLPVVRALSVLAVASAPAVLMRVASDLRADGPITDRSIALATLNTLYALTLGTAMLRSIGRADSSMLASVGLSLAVLGISLVLGGALALLLAGAFRILRATSQDTAVVMLALVGACTAVAGPLGGSAPLAALLGGLLLKHIYPRPWVWPRQLGTAAYMLTIVMFVLVSSTAAQADWQVALIWAVLALIVVRALAKVGALVAMSWGSGLSPRKSFWVGVTMVPMSSVALLLTSQFASAAPAIGEKVSAVALPVILMTELVGAVLVSLALTHTGEAAKSGAEPPPNEAAPELPPETTQGPSL from the coding sequence TTGACCGAACACATCACGTCCGGGTGGGCTGCGGCATGGAGCCATACCCCGGGCCCGCAAGCGCTGGAATGGGCCTTGCTGCTGGCCGTGGCCGCACTCGCCGGCCATTGGGTGCAACGCTATACCCACCTGCCCAAGATCATCGGCTACGCCGTGGTGGGGGCCATCGCGGGTTGGGCGGGCCTGGCTGGCTCGGCATGGCCGCTGGGCGGCGTGAGCCTGCTTCTGCTGGAGCTGGCCATCGCCATCGTCCTGTTCGAGGCCGGCGCGCGGCTGTCGCTGCGCTGGTTGCGCCACAACCCGATGCTGGTGGTGCAAAGCCTGGCCGAGTCCTTCGCGACCTATGCGGTGGCATTTCTGACGCTGCGCGCGCTGGGCCTGGACTTGCCGGTGGTGCGTGCGCTGTCGGTGCTGGCGGTGGCCTCGGCGCCCGCCGTGCTGATGCGGGTGGCGTCCGATTTGCGGGCCGATGGGCCCATCACCGACCGGTCCATCGCGCTGGCCACGCTGAACACGCTTTACGCGCTGACCTTGGGCACCGCCATGCTGCGCAGCATCGGGCGGGCCGATTCGTCCATGCTGGCCTCGGTGGGCCTGTCGCTGGCGGTGCTGGGCATTTCGCTGGTGCTGGGCGGCGCGCTGGCGCTGCTGCTGGCGGGGGCTTTTCGCATCCTGCGCGCCACCAGCCAGGACACGGCGGTGGTCATGCTGGCGCTGGTGGGCGCCTGCACCGCCGTGGCGGGGCCGCTGGGCGGCTCGGCGCCGCTGGCTGCGCTGCTGGGCGGGCTGCTGCTCAAGCACATTTACCCGCGCCCGTGGGTGTGGCCGCGCCAGCTGGGCACGGCCGCATACATGCTGACCATCGTGATGTTCGTGCTGGTGTCTTCCACCGCCGCGCAGGCCGACTGGCAAGTCGCGCTGATCTGGGCCGTGCTGGCGCTGATCGTGGTGCGCGCCCTGGCGAAAGTGGGCGCGCTGGTGGCGATGAGCTGGGGCAGCGGCTTGTCGCCCCGCAAATCGTTCTGGGTGGGCGTGACGATGGTGCCCATGTCGTCGGTGGCGTTGCTGCTGACGTCGCAATTCGCGTCGGCGGCGCCGGCCATCGGCGAAAAGGTGTCTGCGGTGGCGCTGCCGGTGATCCTGATGACCGAGCTGGTGGGCGCCGTGCTGGTCAGCCTGGCCCTGACGCACACCGGCGAAGCCGCCAAGTCGGGCGCCGAGCCGCCACCCAATGAGGCGGCCCCCGAGCTGCCGCCCGAAACAACCCAAGGGCCATCGCTATGA